From the genome of Bacteroides sp. MSB163, one region includes:
- a CDS encoding sulfatase family protein, giving the protein MNFRKHLFSGIVLQGIGLSLFAQTDKPNIVVIMTDQQRADLCGREGFPMDITPFVDELAHQNAWFDKAYTVMPASTPARCSMFTGRFPTATHVRTNHNVRDINYAKDLVTVLKENHYKTALVGKNHAYLNSKDMDFWSEYSHWGKNKPVTEGERAISKFFKEAVGQYLEPSPIPLKDQQPTRIVDEAIEWIDSQKDNPFFVWVSFPEPHNPYQVCEPYYSMFAPDKIPAVKTSRKDVLKKGEKYQILAELEDASCPDLERDLPRLRGNYMGMIRLIDDQIKRLVEDLKEKGLFEKTIIVVLSDHGDYCGEYGLIRKGVGLSESLTRIPMVWAGYQIKKQPKALDAHVSLADLFPTFCTAIGDSIPVGVQGRSLWPMLTGKEYPKEEFSSVVVQLGFGGEDVPLDDNLTFEQEGALGPNKVAHFDELNTWTQSGTSRMVRMGDWKLIMNSYGKGELYNLKKDPYEINNLFGNPKLIDKQSELLTKLLAWELRLQDPLPLPRHRYHFKRNPYNYHFTD; this is encoded by the coding sequence ATGAATTTTAGAAAGCATCTTTTTTCGGGAATCGTTCTCCAGGGAATAGGTTTGTCTTTGTTTGCACAGACAGATAAACCTAATATCGTAGTGATAATGACAGACCAGCAACGTGCCGATTTGTGTGGACGCGAAGGTTTTCCTATGGATATTACTCCATTTGTCGATGAATTGGCACATCAGAACGCTTGGTTCGATAAAGCGTATACGGTTATGCCGGCCAGTACTCCTGCACGTTGTTCCATGTTTACCGGCCGTTTTCCAACTGCAACTCATGTACGTACCAATCACAATGTGCGTGACATTAATTATGCGAAAGACTTGGTAACCGTTCTGAAGGAGAATCATTATAAGACAGCTTTGGTAGGCAAAAATCATGCTTATCTGAACTCAAAGGATATGGATTTCTGGTCTGAATATTCCCACTGGGGGAAGAATAAGCCGGTGACGGAGGGAGAGCGTGCTATTTCCAAATTCTTTAAAGAGGCAGTCGGGCAGTATCTGGAACCTTCGCCTATACCTTTGAAAGATCAGCAACCTACGAGAATTGTGGATGAGGCCATAGAATGGATAGACAGCCAGAAGGACAATCCGTTCTTTGTATGGGTATCATTCCCTGAACCGCATAATCCGTATCAGGTCTGTGAACCTTATTACTCAATGTTTGCACCGGATAAGATTCCGGCTGTGAAGACTTCACGTAAGGATGTATTAAAGAAGGGAGAAAAGTATCAGATTCTGGCGGAGCTGGAAGACGCTTCTTGTCCTGATCTTGAAAGAGACCTGCCTCGGTTGCGTGGGAATTATATGGGAATGATTCGTCTCATTGATGATCAGATCAAACGTTTGGTTGAGGATCTGAAGGAAAAGGGGTTATTTGAGAAAACGATCATCGTTGTCCTGTCCGATCATGGAGATTATTGCGGTGAATACGGACTAATTCGTAAGGGAGTAGGCTTGTCTGAGTCTCTAACCAGAATACCGATGGTTTGGGCAGGCTATCAGATAAAGAAGCAACCTAAGGCTCTAGATGCGCATGTTTCGTTGGCCGATCTTTTTCCTACTTTCTGTACTGCGATAGGTGATTCAATACCGGTAGGTGTTCAGGGACGGAGTTTATGGCCTATGTTGACGGGTAAAGAATATCCGAAAGAAGAGTTCTCAAGCGTTGTTGTACAGTTAGGTTTTGGCGGAGAGGATGTTCCTTTGGACGATAACTTGACTTTCGAGCAGGAAGGTGCACTGGGCCCCAATAAAGTGGCTCATTTTGACGAACTGAATACATGGACTCAAAGTGGAACTTCCCGAATGGTACGTATGGGTGACTGGAAACTGATTATGAATAGTTATGGAAAAGGGGAACTGTACAATTTGAAGAAAGATCCGTATGAAATTAATAATTTATTTGGAAATCCCAAGTTGATAGATAAGCAGAGCGAGTTGCTGACAAAATTGTTGGCCTGGGAATTGCGTTTGCAAGACCCGTTGCCATTGCCAAGACACCGTTATCATTTTAAGCGGAACCCCTATAACTATCATTTTACTGACTAA
- a CDS encoding RagB/SusD family nutrient uptake outer membrane protein — MNKININRGRSLMKTMAAVVLVGMSTAGCVDMDLSPNGKPAEGNVWSTPTLAEQTIAGVYNQLYVDYSDVANGWFDIWSSTMDYGIGIAPTFNFLFATNSPSSVKGSSAPWQRFYKGIIKANDVIGNLPTVEGFDENKRSRYISECMFLRCWWYYRLNILYNGVPYYKDPIKDIDEAKLARSTQDEVWGYIVDDLTSCINNPNLPDKYSSDDANYGHITKGAAYALRGKVYLWMKEWKKAADDFQAVKDCGYTLYKGAGEESYKKLFKVENERCDEMIFSLQCLDHPDYTQKKNRGFGNRCLPPDPSGNGLGWNNYIINPQFAESYENRDGSKFNWDDIIPGYNDMGIDKRMVYFLRNNITETERKNAVAAGADMSQYDASGNEERIKKAYENRDPRMAMSVITPYASFLGGVEGTPKEYVMRYPFRSYTTYGDLKTDTSLKFYYLNRKFVGEGLELPNIYSELDLPFIRYADVLLNWAEALNELNDLPGAISKVNEVRERAGAQLLGTNEFTQVTGKTDMHQRIMNERHWELIGEDVIYFDEIRWRTWKDLKFYKDKEGKMNGMTQIWGTRTNNYAWGGDHYWSLPIPAREMQMNPNMVQNPGWD, encoded by the coding sequence ATGAACAAGATTAATATAAACAGAGGAAGAAGTCTGATGAAAACAATGGCCGCAGTGGTCCTTGTGGGAATGTCAACCGCAGGTTGCGTAGATATGGATTTGTCACCCAATGGAAAGCCGGCGGAAGGGAATGTATGGTCGACTCCTACCTTGGCGGAACAGACGATAGCGGGTGTGTATAATCAACTGTATGTGGATTATAGCGATGTTGCCAACGGATGGTTTGATATATGGTCCAGTACTATGGACTACGGTATAGGTATAGCTCCTACTTTTAATTTCTTATTCGCGACAAATTCTCCGAGCTCTGTTAAGGGAAGTTCTGCTCCCTGGCAGAGATTCTACAAGGGAATTATCAAGGCAAATGATGTGATTGGCAATCTGCCTACGGTCGAGGGATTTGATGAGAATAAAAGAAGCCGCTATATTTCAGAATGTATGTTTCTGCGTTGCTGGTGGTATTACAGGCTGAATATCTTGTATAATGGAGTTCCTTACTATAAGGATCCGATTAAGGATATTGATGAGGCAAAACTGGCACGTTCCACTCAGGATGAAGTCTGGGGGTATATAGTGGATGATCTGACTTCCTGTATCAATAATCCGAATCTGCCGGATAAATACAGTTCGGATGATGCCAATTACGGGCATATTACGAAAGGTGCAGCCTATGCTTTAAGAGGTAAGGTGTATCTGTGGATGAAAGAGTGGAAAAAAGCAGCTGATGATTTTCAGGCAGTAAAGGATTGTGGATATACACTCTATAAAGGTGCGGGTGAGGAGTCGTACAAGAAGCTGTTTAAGGTGGAAAATGAGCGTTGCGATGAAATGATATTCTCTTTGCAATGTCTGGACCATCCGGATTATACGCAGAAAAAGAACAGAGGTTTCGGTAACAGATGCTTGCCGCCTGACCCTTCAGGCAATGGATTGGGATGGAATAATTATATTATAAACCCGCAGTTTGCCGAGTCTTACGAAAATAGAGACGGTAGTAAGTTCAATTGGGATGACATTATCCCCGGATATAATGATATGGGCATTGATAAGCGTATGGTGTATTTCCTGCGGAATAACATCACGGAAACTGAAAGAAAGAACGCAGTAGCTGCGGGAGCTGATATGTCCCAATATGATGCTTCCGGTAACGAGGAGAGGATTAAAAAAGCTTATGAAAACCGTGATCCGAGAATGGCAATGTCTGTTATAACTCCCTATGCTTCTTTTCTTGGTGGGGTTGAAGGAACTCCTAAAGAGTATGTGATGCGTTATCCTTTCCGTTCTTATACCACATACGGAGATTTGAAAACAGATACAAGTTTGAAGTTCTATTACTTAAATCGTAAGTTTGTAGGTGAAGGATTAGAGTTACCGAACATATATTCTGAATTGGATTTGCCGTTTATCCGTTATGCGGATGTTCTGTTGAATTGGGCGGAGGCATTGAATGAATTGAATGATCTTCCGGGAGCTATAAGCAAAGTGAATGAAGTGCGCGAAAGGGCAGGAGCCCAGTTACTAGGAACCAATGAATTTACTCAGGTTACAGGAAAAACAGATATGCACCAGCGTATCATGAACGAACGCCATTGGGAATTAATAGGTGAAGACGTGATTTATTTCGATGAGATTCGTTGGAGGACCTGGAAAGATCTGAAGTTCTATAAGGATAAGGAAGGCAAAATGAACGGTATGACCCAGATATGGGGAACCAGAACTAATAATTATGCCTGGGGAGGAGATCATTACTGGAGTCTTCCGATACCGGCGAGAGAAATGCAAATGAATCCTAATATGGTGCAGAATCCGGGTTGGGATTGA
- a CDS encoding TonB-dependent receptor: protein MQVNTKFLVCSLIYMGSLSANAAGSFSLANETVHVSVLSADQTKNERNITGRIIDGDTGEALIGVSILVKGASMGTVTDVDGKFSLSVATGDVLEISYIGYKSQSIVVGNQSVLDLRMMSDNELLDEVVVVGYGSQKKVNLTGSVATVNFDDKTLSRPVTTLASTLSGMVAGLNVMQTSSKPNSESSTLRIRGTGTLNDSAPLVLVDGMEMSLNNVNPNDIASISILKDAASCAIYGNRGANGVILLTTKKGTDGKINVTYSGKFSYNTPANLIRMVSNYADYMEFINEASDNAGQAQVFSQTTIDTWRSAASNPNGISESGYPNYVAYPNTDWYDEVYNPKLMQEHSITLTGAEKRTRYSLNATYVDNPGLVVNSGMKKYYMRSNLESQVTSFLAVGLNAWGYHVDQERNNVDDLKGLQMQKSTPGTYPYYDGKYGAPEALEEDPVVNNPVYYLNSAGGSYKTTKFFVNPYIKIDFLKNFHLTSNFYYDHYRQENLWHYSDYQERFSFQRGETMNVLPTSELLAEYPVKYYIDGNQSWKNTTTLNWGQIFKGKHDVAALVGYEEFRKWARTTDISKKGMLDTSLTDFDALTEPDYIDGSTTEFSSRSVFGRVTYTYDSRYLFEANVRYDGSSRFSPENRWGIFPSFSAGWRLSEERFMKKLNWLDNLKLRVSWGQLGNNSIGNYEWQAVYATAPHYAFGNKEVPGLGMGSFSNYNLEWETTTVTNLGIDFSMLKNRLSGTVEVYNKLTDGILYNPTLSPTLSGFSSPRQNIAEVTNKGFEITLGWNDRIGSVSYGISGNFSYNKNEVTKYKGELVRGWQQNADGGSTYYTNLGEVSTGDLQRVLEGHMINEFYVLNVYKGDRNYFNADGTVNPKGGPSDGMIRTEDDMKWLQAMTDAGYKFYPKQGIGKSNIWYGDIIYADLDGDGIYGDDDDKDFQGYSKTPKYYFGFQTNLSWKGIDFSMNWAGAAGFKINWYQSGENSSITWFGYGIGKDVAYDHYFYDPENPNDPRTNLTSANPRLTMDKAAQVSASGQHILHNGNYLKLKNLTVGYTLPKDWVQKVCMQNVRFYVSGENLLTITKFKGIDPEMMSGVGYAPMRQYAFGVNVTF from the coding sequence ATGCAGGTAAATACAAAATTCCTCGTGTGTTCGCTTATATATATGGGGAGTCTTTCTGCGAATGCGGCGGGATCGTTTTCTTTGGCAAATGAAACGGTGCACGTATCTGTCCTTTCGGCGGATCAAACAAAAAATGAACGGAACATTACAGGACGTATAATCGACGGAGATACCGGAGAGGCTCTTATTGGTGTCAGCATTCTGGTTAAAGGAGCTTCTATGGGTACGGTGACCGATGTTGATGGGAAGTTTTCATTGTCTGTGGCTACAGGAGACGTCTTGGAAATATCGTATATCGGCTATAAAAGCCAGTCGATAGTGGTTGGCAATCAGAGTGTCTTGGATCTCCGGATGATGTCCGATAACGAATTGTTGGATGAAGTGGTAGTGGTGGGCTATGGCTCTCAGAAAAAAGTGAATTTGACGGGCTCTGTTGCTACGGTTAATTTTGATGATAAGACCTTGTCGCGCCCCGTAACTACGCTTGCCTCTACTTTATCGGGTATGGTGGCCGGATTGAATGTGATGCAGACATCCAGTAAGCCCAACTCGGAATCATCTACTCTGCGTATTCGCGGTACAGGTACTTTAAATGATTCTGCACCATTGGTGCTGGTCGATGGGATGGAAATGTCGCTGAATAATGTCAATCCTAATGATATCGCTTCTATCTCCATCCTGAAAGATGCCGCTTCGTGTGCTATTTATGGTAACCGGGGTGCCAATGGTGTTATTCTATTGACTACCAAAAAAGGTACGGACGGGAAAATCAACGTGACCTATTCAGGAAAATTCTCCTACAATACACCGGCTAATCTGATCCGTATGGTTTCAAACTATGCCGACTACATGGAATTTATCAATGAGGCTTCGGACAATGCAGGGCAGGCACAGGTGTTTAGCCAAACTACCATTGATACGTGGCGTTCAGCGGCCAGCAATCCGAATGGAATATCCGAATCGGGTTACCCGAATTATGTGGCCTATCCGAATACGGACTGGTACGATGAGGTGTATAATCCGAAATTGATGCAGGAACATTCTATTACACTTACCGGTGCGGAAAAGAGAACCCGATATAGCCTGAATGCCACGTATGTGGATAATCCCGGTCTGGTAGTGAATTCAGGAATGAAGAAATATTATATGCGCAGTAATCTGGAGTCTCAGGTTACCAGTTTCTTGGCTGTGGGGCTGAATGCATGGGGATATCATGTAGATCAGGAAAGAAATAATGTTGATGATTTGAAAGGTTTGCAAATGCAGAAAAGTACACCGGGAACTTATCCGTATTACGATGGGAAATATGGAGCTCCCGAAGCCCTTGAAGAAGATCCGGTAGTCAACAATCCGGTTTATTATCTGAATAGTGCGGGAGGTTCTTATAAAACAACGAAATTCTTCGTGAACCCTTATATTAAGATTGATTTCCTTAAGAACTTCCATTTGACTTCTAACTTCTACTACGATCATTATCGGCAGGAGAATTTGTGGCATTATTCCGATTATCAGGAAAGATTTTCATTCCAGCGTGGAGAAACGATGAATGTTCTTCCTACTTCCGAATTGCTTGCGGAGTACCCTGTGAAATATTATATTGATGGAAATCAGAGCTGGAAAAATACTACCACCTTAAACTGGGGACAGATTTTCAAAGGTAAACACGATGTGGCAGCCTTAGTGGGCTATGAGGAATTCCGCAAATGGGCACGTACTACCGACATTAGTAAGAAAGGAATGCTTGATACCAGTCTTACAGACTTTGATGCATTGACGGAGCCTGATTATATCGATGGAAGCACTACAGAGTTTTCATCCCGTTCTGTCTTTGGCCGTGTTACTTATACGTATGATTCCCGTTACTTATTTGAGGCGAATGTCCGTTATGACGGTTCCTCCCGTTTTTCTCCGGAGAACCGCTGGGGTATATTCCCATCCTTCTCGGCAGGGTGGCGTTTGTCAGAAGAGAGATTCATGAAGAAGCTGAATTGGCTCGACAACCTGAAACTACGTGTTTCCTGGGGGCAACTCGGAAATAACTCAATCGGTAACTATGAATGGCAGGCTGTTTATGCTACGGCTCCCCATTATGCCTTTGGCAACAAGGAGGTCCCTGGGTTGGGTATGGGAAGCTTTTCCAACTACAATCTGGAATGGGAGACAACTACGGTAACCAACCTGGGTATCGACTTTTCTATGCTGAAAAACCGTTTGAGTGGAACAGTGGAGGTTTATAATAAGTTGACGGACGGTATCTTGTATAATCCGACTTTGTCACCCACTTTGTCTGGGTTCAGTTCTCCCCGACAGAATATTGCAGAGGTTACTAATAAGGGATTTGAAATAACCTTAGGTTGGAATGATCGGATCGGTTCTGTCTCGTACGGCATATCCGGAAACTTCTCTTACAACAAGAATGAAGTAACCAAATACAAAGGAGAACTAGTCCGCGGATGGCAGCAGAATGCGGATGGTGGTTCCACTTATTATACCAATCTGGGTGAGGTTTCAACAGGAGATTTACAGCGTGTTCTGGAAGGACACATGATCAATGAATTTTATGTGCTGAACGTATATAAAGGCGATAGAAACTATTTTAATGCCGATGGTACGGTAAATCCGAAAGGAGGGCCTTCTGACGGAATGATCCGTACGGAAGATGATATGAAATGGTTACAGGCCATGACGGATGCCGGATATAAGTTCTATCCGAAACAGGGAATCGGCAAGAGTAATATCTGGTATGGTGATATCATTTATGCAGATTTGGATGGAGACGGCATTTATGGTGACGACGATGACAAGGATTTCCAGGGTTATTCTAAAACACCGAAGTATTACTTCGGCTTCCAGACAAATCTGTCATGGAAAGGCATTGACTTCTCTATGAACTGGGCTGGTGCTGCCGGATTCAAAATCAACTGGTATCAGTCTGGTGAGAATAGCAGTATAACCTGGTTTGGATATGGAATAGGTAAAGATGTGGCTTATGACCATTACTTTTATGATCCTGAGAATCCGAATGACCCGCGGACAAACCTTACTTCGGCGAATCCCCGTCTGACCATGGATAAAGCGGCTCAGGTAAGTGCATCCGGGCAGCATATTTTGCATAATGGCAATTATCTGAAGTTGAAGAATCTGACAGTCGGCTACACGCTCCCTAAAGATTGGGTACAGAAGGTATGTATGCAAAATGTGCGTTTCTATGTTTCGGGAGAGAATCTGCTGACGATTACTAAGTTCAAAGGCATTGATCCTGAGATGATGAGTGGAGTGGGTTATGCTCCTATGAGACAATATGCTTTTGGTGTAAATGTTACTTTCTAA